The following are encoded together in the Triticum dicoccoides isolate Atlit2015 ecotype Zavitan chromosome 6B, WEW_v2.0, whole genome shotgun sequence genome:
- the LOC119324609 gene encoding F-box/LRR-repeat protein 14-like: MEDLPEALVTEILKRITRTSDLNSLSLVSKQLYKIEGNQRGAIRVGSGLCTATEALTSLCARFTNLQKLEIDYSGWIPEHGNQLDNKGLFVFSSQCSSLIDLTLSFCSHIDDSGLGCLAHCKKLVSLRLNSTPQITSVGLFSVAVGCISLSALHLIDCEKIDSVEWLEYLGRDGLLEELVVKNCKGINHHDFLKFGSGWMKLQKFEFERKRDIYDFSLGCEYYDPSYNAHSMDIYDFCCESLKNLRLAHIKTWPEIGLRVVLGKCKALENLWLEYVRALNDNDMIALSRSCSNLKSISLWLNLQRHCSEDGYCETRTSFTDNSLYALALNCPMLQIIDLRFTGCSRDWPSEIGFTQEGFLALIRSCPIRVLVLNTANFFDDKGMKALSSSPHLETLELILCHWVTDAGMRFIAHTPCLSNLTLRACHKVTDVGVGELGRAHKLESLVIEHCGRVSLQAAQGVTKSVHYSSECSEALMKKIGLIDEY, translated from the coding sequence ATGGAGGACCTACCGGAGGCTCTGGTGACAGAGATTCTCAAGAGGATCACCAGGACAAGTGATCTGAATTCTCTTTCCCTTGTGTCAAAGCAGCTCTACAAGATAGAGGGGAATCAAAGGGGTGCTATCCGTGTTGGTTCCGGTCTTTGCaccgctacagaagcattgacatcatTGTGCGCCAGGTTCACAAATTTGCAGAAATTGGAAATCGATTACTCTGGTTGGATACCTGAACATGGAAATCAGTTGGACAACAAAGGCCTTTTTGTATTTTCATCTCAGTGTTCCTCGCTGATTGACCTCACCTTAAGCTTCTGCTCACACATCGATGACTCTGGGCTTGGTTGTTTAGCGCATTGCAAGAAATTGGTGTCTCTCAGGCTGAACTCCACACCACAAATAACTTCGGTTGGGCTTTTCTCAGTTGCAGTTGGTTGCATAAGTCTATCTGCTCTCCACCTTATTGACTGCGAGAAAATCGACAGTGTAGAGTGGCTGGAATACCTTGGTAGGGATGGATTGTTGGAAGAGCTTGTAGTGAAGAATTGCAAAGGAATCAATCATCATGACTTCCTAAAGTTTGGTTCAGGATGGATGAAGCTCCAGAAGTTTGAGTTTGAGAGGAAAagagacatatatgatttttcttTAGGTTGTGAGTACTATGATCCATCGTACAATGCTCACAGCATGGATATATATGATTTCTGCTGTGAGAGTTTGAAGAATTTAAGGTTGGCACATATTAAAACCTGGCCAGAAATAGGACTTCGTGTTGTCCTAGGGAAGTGTAAAGCACTGGAGAACCTTTGGCTTGAGTATGTTCGTGCTCTAAATGACAATGACATGATTGCATTATCCCGGAGCTGCAGCAACCTTAAAAGCATCTCACTTTGGCTCAACCTGCAGCGCCATTGTAGCGAAGACGGCTATTGTGAAACCAGGACGTCATTTACTGATAACAGCCTTTATGCTCTAGCCCTCAACTGTCCTATGCTTCAGATCATAGACCTCCGATTTACAGGATGTTCCCGTGACTGGCCATCAGAAATAGGATTCACACAGGAGGGTTTTCTGGCACTCATTCGGTCCTGCCCAATTCGTGTTCTCGTGCTAAACACCGCCAACTTCTTTGATGACAAGGGGATGAAGGCCCTCTCATCCTCACCACATTTGGAGACACTCGAGCTTATATTGTGTCATTGGGTAACTGATGCGGGGATGCGATTCATTGCCCACACCCCATGCTTGAGTAATCTCACACTTCGGGCGTGTCATAAAGTTACTGATGTTGGAgtgggtgaactaggacgtgcacatAAGTTAGAGTCTTTGGTCATTGAGCATTGTGGTAGGGTCTCTCTGCAAGCTGCACAGGGTGTTACCAAGTCAGTTCACTACTCCAGTGAGTGTTCAGAAGCCCTTATGAAGAAAATTGGTTTGATTGACGAATATTGA